TCTTCTTTTAATTGTTTGAAATGGCGCCGAAGGATATGACCGTGGAGAGAAAGGGAGAAGTTGACATGGTGGCGAGCCCAAACGATGGAAAAATGGCATATGTGACCTTTTTAGCTGGAAATCTAGACTATTGGATGGGTGTAGTTGGTCTCGCCAAGGGACTCCGTAAAGTGAACTCGGCTTATCCTCTTGTGGTGGCGATTCTTCCAGATGTGCCAGAAGAACATCGTCAAATCTTGGTTGCTCAGGGTTGCATTGTCCGAGAGATTGACCCAGTTATTCCGCCAGAAAACCAAGCCGGTTATGCTATGGCTTATTACGTCATCAATTACTCAAAGCTTCGTATTTGGGAGGTACAAATCTTACTTACCATAGGATATTTGTATatcatttcttttttgaaatttagTCCCGATCTAGTCCATTTAACTCCAAACCAATAGCGATTCacaaaactcatatatttatttcatcATATGACCATATCTTTTATTTGCATTGCATGTATACAAAGCATGCAATAGCTAGTTAGATTGATTTACACATGGATTTAAtgaatgttattttataaatgcaGTTTGTGGAGTATGAGAAGATGATATATCTTGATGGAGACATACAAGTGTTTGATAACATTGATCATCTTTTTGATTCTCCTTCTGGCTACTTGTATGCCGTTAGAGACTGCTTTTGCGAGGGTAGTTGGTCCAAAACACCTCAATATGAGATTGGTTACTGCCAACAGTCACCAGAAAAGGTGACATGGCCAGTGGAGACTTATGGTCCTCCGCCACCAATGTACTTCAATGCTGGTATGTTGGTCTTTGAACCAAACCTCCTCACTTACAAGGATATGCTTCAAGTTGTTAAAGTCACTGCTCCAACTTCTTTTGCTGAACAGGTCtggttttattttaagttttgtttttcattacGCGATGtagctttatatattttaagactaatattattgtttatttctGATAGGATTTTCTGAATATGTACTTTAAAGACATTTACAAGCCAATTCCTACAACCTACAACCTCGTAATGGCTATGCTTTGGCGTCATCCTGAACATGTTGACCTTGATCATATCAAAGTTGTTCATTACTGTGCCAaagtatgttttattttctttaaattgccaatattttcttaacacatataatatgtatatagttaCTGAAGTGCTATTTAATAGGGCTCAAAGCCTTGGAGATTCACTGGAGCTGAAGAGCATATGGATCGAGAAGATATCAAAATGTTGGTGAAAAAATGGTGGGAAATTTATGATGATTCAAATTTGGATTACAAGAACTTGGTTGAGACTGAGTTGAAGCTTAACCCGATCATCACAACCCTAGCTTCCAAGGAACCAGTCGGTGATTGCCTTACCAGCCTTGCTCCCTCAGCCGCATAATCAATCTTATTGTGGAGTCTATTTTATTTCACGTTCTGTTTTTCCCTTTAATTCAAGGTtaagctatatatataattttttataaaattatatatggcaacctctttttaagttttatgtttGCGTCTCGAGTGGTTTTGGTCTTGTGTTTTGTCAATGACAACAACCTCGATCACCCTCCTTGCTTTTGTGTCTCATCCTCTTGTTAAATCTTTTATCAATAATAAGAAGAGAATGCTGTTTTGGATAtagttatgttttttcttttgttctgtttttgtaAAACCagctttataaatatttaataatttgagAAGGTAACTTTGGATGTGGCTTGTCTTCGATATTGTACGATTCTAAGCTCGAGTCTACTTGGTTTGTGACTATTGGATGATGCAAACAACCGAGAAGCAAAATACGAGACACTTGTTTATTCAGTGTTTACCACTTTCcttgtaagaagaagaaggatcgTTGCATTTCGAAGCAGCTCTGTGTAGCCCTCAACGTGACTCGGGCGAGATTGAGGTCAGGTCATTTGTGAAGTTGTGTCTTTGGTTCGGTATCGTTCCAATTCTAAGATCTCTCAGCTATTTACACTCATTCTAATATTTGTGTAAACCTTTCACATACGGCTTCACGTAACTAACCCAAGCGAATCACCATATATACACTCCAGTCTTTGAgacaaaataataagaaaatagtaCTATTATATAATCAATCAGACATAAAGCACGTGACAACTAGCAGGTGAAAACTGAGTACGAGCTTGATGAGAAGACGACGCGATCATCCTCCACTCAACACTGAATTCCCCGTTTTGCCCCTCATCCACTCTACCTTCCGCCACGTTAAGCCCTTCGCCCACCACGAAGACCCGGTCCTCGACTCCCGCCACGGCGAAAGGACGCCTCATCGTCTTTCTCGGAAGCTTCTCTCCACTCACGTACCTCCACGTGTCGTCTTCGGACGAATAAACCTTCATCGGAAAATCGCCGTGCTCCGAGATCACGAACAGCCTCCCCCGGACCACGACGCTCACGCCCGTCCACCCTTCCTTCATCCCGCCGCTCATCTCTCGCCACGTGTCCTTATCAGAGTCGTACACGTGTCCCATCGGCGGAAACATGAACGGCCACGCCCAGCCCTCCGTCACCAGCATCTCTTTCCCGATCACGGCGGAGTCGTACTTCGCCAGCACCATCGGAAGCCTCGCGGATTCCTTCCACGTGTCGCTCTCCGGATCGTACGATTCGACGTCCTTCGTCGCTTCTCCGCCGCCGTCCAAGCTCCCGCCGACGGCCGTGATTTTGCCGTTTAGATTCCCGGAGACGAAGTACGTTCTCGGACTCAGCAtcggagacgcgagcgaccagCGGTTCGTCAAGGCGGTGTAGACGACGGCGGAGCGAGAGGATTCGCCGCCGCCGAGGACGAAAAGCTTTCCCTGACGTGGGGTCGACGCGCAGGAGAGCGCGTGGGGAGACGAGATCTTGGCGAAGGAGCTGGGCATCGGAGGTAAAACGAACCAACGGCCGGATGAGAGATCGAGGGATTGCCATTGAACCTTGGCCGTTGATTTGTTGAAGGAGAAGACGAAGAGGTAAGGCGAGGAGATGGATAGAGATTGCTTGGAGAGGAGGAAGCTCGGGTTGGTGATTGTTGTGTTCCAAGAAGATGAAACGGAGCGAAGGAGAGCATGGTATGGGTAAGGAAGACGAAGGAGACAAAGCTCCGCGATCTCGTTGGGTAAACCTGGGATTAAAGGCTTAGTCTttgttcttgtttcttcttcttcttgttgatcaatGCTAGTTTGTGTTTCTGTCATTGTTGTTTCTTGAGAGATTCAGAAATgttttaaaactgtttatagAAAAGGCAAATGGAGAGTTGTTGGTTGGTTGAAACTCGCTATGGTGGAAGCAGTTTGATAAAAGGTCGCATTCGATGAATGAGAGGAGGAGGAGTCTCGAGAAACTCGTGTTTCAAACAAGTCCACGTTTGTGTGTCTGCAGATTTGCGTTGATGTCCGTACTTTTTGAGATGAAGTGTATCTAGATTGGGACAACAACTTTTGGCAGACACATGTTAAGTTTTGCAGTCATTGCTTAATATAGTATTTTACAAgaattttttattaagaaaagtACGTATTACAAAAGAGTTTGCTTGTACATGCAATTTAATCAAGTAGTTAAAGATTCTTCTTTGTGGTATGACTAAATAGAAGACTAAAAAGACATTGATTCTCAAAGTCTGCAGAAAAAGTTGAAGCAAATGTTGTCAACACTCTCACATCTTCCTCCTTATTAGGGGAAAGTAGTAGTGTGTCCTGATTGGAATTTGGAATCTGGAATCTAAGAACATCACTTTCCAGAATTTTTTAGGGTGGAGTTCTTATGAGAATATaagaaacttaaaaattaagaaattgactactttaagaaactgttttttaacattttaattaaaaaatttagaaactgTTTTTTGTATTCTCTTAATAACCTCACCCTAAAAAACACCGGATAATGATGTTCTAACGCTTTCTGCAGATGTGTTCAGAGCTCAATAGCGTCAACTGACGAGGCCAAGCTCATATCATCAGGTTGGGAATATAACATTCTGGTTTCTCGATCTTATGAATTATGGTATTATTCTAAACCAATACTTTTCCTCCACATTAGCATTGTCATGGTCCCCtccttaaaagttaaaacataagaaatgcTTTAGCCACACATATACATCATTTTGAGGCCACACAATTTCCTTagaaaaatttagtaaaataagcaatttttaagtttttgtcacaaaaatatcgcctaaaaaagaaaatgaccaaaattttttattaaaaggtaaaatgtAGTTTTTATCTTAcggttaactaatttagacttagggtttaaagtCAAAAGGTGAGGTTTTAGGgatagggtttcaaatttttaaaaattaaaaattaaaattaaaattttcaaaacaaaaagaggctattttgatcatttttctttttttgagaactattttgtgacaaaaacttaaaaatgtctaTTCGAGAAAATTGCACATTTCTTAatcgatatattttttttaacgctggataattatgctattacaactatgagaaatattacatacgTTTCTACAGCTGACAATTCTACATGCCGTATGAGGATTCACGtctgactgcatcacctgagccgccCTACGGGATAGACGCTTGACGGTACTCCTTATTCACGgcatctccaaaaaaaactctattttataatagagttttttGCTCTTCAAAAAGTAACTTCAAAACTTTGAGAGTTTAAAAAAGTGAAACTTCATTActcaaatttctaaatttgaagtttcatctttttatttgcattatgGTCCTTataattacacatcacatttatggttcttaagtattttttcatttatcgTTTAATCTTTAAAGCTTTTGTATAtctaaatttttcaaatttatttttataaactcaaattttgcacataaaattaaatataattttgaaataagatttatactattttaaaactagaattagacaacatgtattacaaaagaaatttaattatttaaaaaaaaaagatacatgaaaacataattattacacaaatttaaatattacaacaacagtaatagtctagtaaattttcTCTAGAACCTCTAaaattttttccaaatttttttttgtagaaccGAAGACGAAACATTATGGAAATaagttttatgaaattatgtggtattttgcttgtagtttaatatttaattgagACAATTGGCTGAATATATCCAAATCACCAAGAAATTAAGAAACTaccctaaaacaataaaaattaatgtatttttgtcATATTTTCCCGTTTTACCCCTGCTCTAATTTCTTATATGTTTCTCTTTCTTGCcctaaattttgattatatatactACAATAATTGTTAACCGCTAGGATAATATTAGTTGAATAGATAATGATTAAGTTAACATGTTAACATAATTTATAACTTCTaacagaatatatatattagttacgATTGCTACTTTAACCATTTTACCAAACAATGTAAAAAGCgataacatattttgtaacagTTAACCAAACATGTATCAGCTAAtcataatatgttttatataatatgaatacaAAGTTTCAACGTAAACTATTATGTGACTTGTTTTAACCTACTAACTTATTTCATAGCATCTAACAAACTATTTATCAGCCAAGACaagctatttttaaaaaaaaaattacaaacggTTTTAAAAGCATGTTCATGTTTTATAACACCTAAGTAAACATTTATCAGctaatgataatatattttgtgaaaaactCGACATCCACCGGTTTAGTAACAACTAACCAAACATGCATATACTCACAATATTTGATTTGTAGCATGTAATCAAACAATTATCCGTTAACTTTATAAATATCGACTACAAGCACAATAACTTAAATGTTAGATTCAGGTTTCATTAATGTCGGAAAATTTCTATATTTCTTGATTATACAAACCATCAATACAACTATGAGCTTTTACTGGCGAATGAATCGAAGAGATCTCACAtgtatattaaacaaaatttctTAGACATTCATATCACGGTCAGATTGAGTAAAAGAATAGAGATGACAGATACAAAACTCATGTGAGGATAGTACTCATTAGATTCATACTTTGTATTAATTGAAATATACGTACCCGTTGCTGATTCACATCGTTGGAAACAgaaaatataaggaaaaaaacatttgtagattaataggaaaaaaaattgtgtttggtgattttaaaaataaacaagagaGAGAAATAAGAAGATTGTTCTCGGCAGAAGATAATAAGAAGACACAAGAGAGATAATGGTTCAGATAGTTGGGGCAGAGGTAATTCTCAGTGTCAAAATTAGTCCTAGGGTATTTTGCAAATATTGGTTTTTTGGTGTATATAGAGCCtaatttctctatttattaattatgtatttctatttataattttatattttagtgtaaaattttattaattaatattactgttatgttttacatatgtgctagttatttataaaagttttatggatttacatttattatgacaaatataaggaccatatcataaattataaataattttgaaattagatttgaagttttgcttttggagtagaacacattgaaacttcaaatatagaattatgcaaactctaaaatagagaatctttttggagatgctctcagTTAAGTTATTTGAACCAGCAAATATAATTTTAGCGTTGCAAGtttcatgatttaattttttttgttacattattaattatgttttgttaTAAATGTATGTTAgcttgtatatatttttataggaGGATCTGCCcaaaataatctaaaatttgagtttgaatgaaaatatatacccaatattcaattaattcaaaataacttaaaatgatatttcatcattataaacaaaaacaaaatacatgTTTACTATTATAAGTCTGCGAATGAGTTTAATctcaatattaatttataaaactataaaaatattatgatgaaaaataaatgaaaatcgtataaatataaacaattataaattatataattaaaatttaatagttaTGAAGTAGATGAAACAATATAGATAATGTATAAtatctatttttcttatttaatcattttttaatgtgtgaaaaacttaaataatgtataatataaaacaGAGGAAATGATAATGACCTTGAGAAATTGCACGTTAAAAcaatgataaaaaataataaacagacAATATACTAGCTGCCTTGTGtgataaatttctatatatgaGTTAGGGACTCGAGTGCTCAGGTTCATGTTATTACATGAAATAGAGTCTGTAGTTAccagaaaaaatgaaaataggaAATAAAGTACTATGGGCTAAATCAGAGAAAATCGACCCAATGAGCATAAGAATCTTTCAAGAGCATATGAGCTATATAGGTCCTGGACTCGCTCACCAACAAAAGGTTCAGTAAAACTATGGTTTTGTGATCTCACTGTACAAACAAGCGTTGCAGAATCAAACAGCACTAGTTTGGGCGAGACTAATACGTGACGTTGTTGGGCAGATTTCTGATGACGTTACTCTTCATTCCGAGCTTAACACGCATTCTCGCTCCTCTTTTGTTCATCTCTCTCATCACCTTCATCCTCACTATGTCCTCCTTGGACTGCACTGTTGCTAGACCCATGCTTTTGTACCTGCGTTGTTTAACATCCATCCAAGTCAAGATTCTACAATGCCTGATTCGCTGATTATACGAGTAAAAAGAGACGACCACTGATGGGTCTCCAAGACAAACCTCAAGGCTAGAGAGTTGACGATGTGCTTCTGAGAAGATGGTGGTGGCTTCTGTTTGTAGTAGCGCATGAATGAATTCTCGAGACCCCAGAGTCCTGGACGTTACTTTGTTCTCCCCTCTCTTGGTGATCACAAGCTCAGACCCACCAAAAAGCTCTACGGTATTAGCTGGTTCACCAGATACAACCATCTGGTTTTCACCTTCATTGGCGTAACTatacaaacaaaagaaacaatagTTCAAGCACGATTCCGTGGATACTAAAAGAGAGGAAGGTTAGATACATGCTGCTGTAGTCATAAAACTCTTCTAGTTCTGCATCTTCTTCATCACCACCGTCACCATAGTGCACTTTGCAATGACTCTTGGCTTCCATATGCTTTCGAACAGCTTCCAAGCTGCTGAACGGATGGCACAACTCATTGCAGTAGAGACAAATGAAGTCCCTCTTGACctgtaagagaaaaaaaagatcttTAACCGTCTGTTGAATCACCGAGGGCTAAAAGTGATGAGACGAAACTACATACCTTTAGACCAACGTAGGTTAGGAACCCTTTAGGATCCTTGAGGTACTCGATATCAGGAATGAAGAACCCATGGAACTTATGCATATGACCATGCACTTCTCTAGCGTCTTATGCTTTTTATCACACATCAAACAGCAAGTCGGATCCAATTCAAACTCGATATCGTCCTCCTCCATGTCTTCACCAGAACCTGACTCATCCATATCTTCACCCTTCAAATCCTCGTCAGAATCAACCTCaacccattcttcttcttcttcactctcttCCTCAATCGGAGCAGGCTCCTTCCTCTCAACACGGCGAGGAGGAGGGAGCTGCTTGATTATCGCTTTATCCTACTCCCCGTTGTTGCTCGTCCCTCCTTGTGAAGAAGCGTTCAAAACGTGGCTCTTCGATTTCAGATGCTGCTCGTGAGCTTTGGAACTCCTGTAAGCTTTGTCACAGACTCCACAAGTGTAAAGCAAAGGTGCTTCAAACGATTTGATCCTCTCCTGAGCTAACGCAGCTTGTCTAGCGTCAAACAAACCTTCCGTAACTCCAGGAACACCAGTAATCTAACATTTCAACAATCGCTATTCTCATAAGCATTTCAACCCTAACGAAGCTTACAATCAGCTTGTATCATAGGCTTTTCCCGAGGAAACAAACGATCGAGCAGTTTCATTCGAAGAAACTCTAAGGGGGAGAATCACTGACCTTGCGCTTGAGATTGTAGCGGTGCCACTCGGACTTGTAATGGAGCTTCTGCTCAGCGTCGTCTTCGAACTCCTTGTTACATGAATTACACATGCTAAGCCTGACATCGCTTGTACCTTGATTCGATTGAGAAATGGAGAAGTTTTTGAGGTTTATGGATTGTGGgatgtgatatatatattttgaagcGACGGCTCGTAGTAGGCCTGCGCATAAAAACCATAATCCGAAATCCGAactgaacccgaaccgaaaaatccgaaatgtaaaaaatacccgaatggatcttgtaaggtggtacaaaacatatccgagcccgaagtgttattaaccaaacccgaacgggtaaaccgaaaaaaccaaaacaaccaaaaaaatccgaaaagatATCCGAAGAAACCTGTCCGAATGTCCAAACTAATATACAAtgtaattatatgaaacatgaatatatatttcaaatattcgatttcatatttattttgatatggtatctaacaataagtatttaaaatttatataactactttaaatacttaattatatataaataagtatatatttcttatgttttgcttttaaattctagattttatttc
The window above is part of the Brassica napus cultivar Da-Ae chromosome C8, Da-Ae, whole genome shotgun sequence genome. Proteins encoded here:
- the LOC106365790 gene encoding galactinol synthase 6; the protein is MAPKDMTVERKGEVDMVASPNDGKMAYVTFLAGNLDYWMGVVGLAKGLRKVNSAYPLVVAILPDVPEEHRQILVAQGCIVREIDPVIPPENQAGYAMAYYVINYSKLRIWEFVEYEKMIYLDGDIQVFDNIDHLFDSPSGYLYAVRDCFCEGSWSKTPQYEIGYCQQSPEKVTWPVETYGPPPPMYFNAGMLVFEPNLLTYKDMLQVVKVTAPTSFAEQDFLNMYFKDIYKPIPTTYNLVMAMLWRHPEHVDLDHIKVVHYCAKGSKPWRFTGAEEHMDREDIKMLVKKWWEIYDDSNLDYKNLVETELKLNPIITTLASKEPVGDCLTSLAPSAA
- the LOC106365789 gene encoding F-box protein AFR; protein product: MTETQTSIDQQEEEETRTKTKPLIPGLPNEIAELCLLRLPYPYHALLRSVSSSWNTTITNPSFLLSKQSLSISSPYLFVFSFNKSTAKVQWQSLDLSSGRWFVLPPMPSSFAKISSPHALSCASTPRQGKLFVLGGGESSRSAVVYTALTNRWSLASPMLSPRTYFVSGNLNGKITAVGGSLDGGGEATKDVESYDPESDTWKESARLPMVLAKYDSAVIGKEMLVTEGWAWPFMFPPMGHVYDSDKDTWREMSGGMKEGWTGVSVVVRGRLFVISEHGDFPMKVYSSEDDTWRYVSGEKLPRKTMRRPFAVAGVEDRVFVVGEGLNVAEGRVDEGQNGEFSVEWRMIASSSHQARTQFSPASCHVLYV